One window from the genome of Calderihabitans maritimus encodes:
- the yajC gene encoding preprotein translocase subunit YajC: MEAWAGTIIYAVLFFAIMYFLLIRPQQKQQKKRQEMIKALKVNDPVVTIGGIHGRITKIKDTSIMIRIADKVEIELEKSAVAYVPGKQNKK, from the coding sequence ATGGAGGCTTGGGCCGGGACTATCATTTATGCTGTCCTTTTTTTTGCCATCATGTATTTTCTGCTGATTCGACCGCAGCAAAAGCAACAAAAGAAGCGGCAGGAAATGATTAAGGCATTGAAAGTCAATGACCCGGTGGTTACCATCGGAGGTATTCACGGCCGTATAACTAAGATAAAGGATACCTCCATAATGATACGAATTGCGGACAAGGTGGAGATCGAATTAGAGAAAAGTGCTGTTGCCTATGTCCCCGGCAAACAGAATAAAAAATAG
- the tgt gene encoding tRNA guanosine(34) transglycosylase Tgt — MTIAFEVIKECKDTRARVGRLYTPHGVVDTPVFMPVGTQATVKAMSPEELEEIGAQIILSNTYHLYLRPGAEIIKEAGGLHRFMHWNHPILTDSGGFQVFSLADLRQINDEGVTFRSHIDGSSHFLSPEKATEIQMALGSDIAMCFDECPPYPASYEQVEKAVKRTSSWAERCLEAHRREDQALFGIVQGGVFRDLRERSAAELTALDFPGYAIGGLSVGEPKRLMYEVLDYTVPLLPASKPRYLMGVGTPDALLEGVKKGVDMFDCVLPTRVARNGLALTSSGKVVVRNARYARDYEPLDPECDCYVCRNYTRAYIRHLLKANEILGLRLTTYHNLYFLIRLMAKIRTAVMEGYFLKFAEEFMAKYLEKEVSSGECRNQ, encoded by the coding sequence ATGACGATAGCCTTTGAGGTAATTAAAGAATGTAAGGATACCCGGGCTCGGGTTGGTCGGCTTTATACTCCTCACGGGGTGGTAGATACACCGGTATTTATGCCGGTGGGGACGCAAGCGACGGTCAAAGCCATGTCCCCCGAGGAACTGGAAGAAATAGGAGCCCAAATTATTCTCAGCAATACTTATCACCTATATCTGCGTCCCGGGGCGGAAATTATAAAAGAGGCAGGCGGCCTTCACCGCTTTATGCACTGGAATCATCCCATCTTAACGGACAGCGGGGGATTTCAGGTTTTTAGTCTGGCTGATCTACGCCAAATTAATGATGAAGGAGTCACTTTCCGTTCTCATATCGACGGCTCCAGTCACTTCTTAAGCCCGGAGAAGGCTACTGAAATACAAATGGCTCTGGGATCAGATATTGCTATGTGTTTTGATGAGTGTCCCCCTTATCCTGCTTCCTATGAGCAGGTAGAAAAAGCAGTGAAACGTACTTCTAGTTGGGCTGAACGGTGTCTTGAGGCTCACCGGAGAGAAGACCAGGCCCTTTTTGGCATTGTTCAAGGGGGAGTATTTCGAGACCTCCGGGAGAGAAGCGCCGCTGAGCTAACAGCGCTTGATTTTCCCGGCTATGCCATCGGGGGCCTGAGTGTGGGAGAACCTAAACGGTTAATGTATGAAGTGCTGGACTATACTGTACCCCTGCTTCCGGCATCCAAACCCCGCTATCTCATGGGAGTGGGTACTCCTGATGCTCTATTGGAAGGGGTTAAGAAGGGGGTAGACATGTTTGACTGCGTTCTTCCAACCCGGGTCGCCCGGAACGGTTTGGCACTTACTTCCAGCGGGAAGGTTGTGGTTCGTAATGCCCGGTATGCCCGTGATTACGAACCTTTAGATCCTGAATGTGACTGTTATGTCTGCCGAAACTATACAAGAGCTTATATTAGGCATCTGTTGAAAGCTAACGAAATCCTGGGCTTGCGTCTTACTACTTATCATAATTTGTACTTTTTGATCCGACTAATGGCCAAAATTCGAACGGCCGTTATGGAAGGGTATTTCTTAAAATTTGCCGAAGAGTTTATGGCAAAATATCTAGAAAAAGAGGTTTCCTCGGGAGAATGTCGAAACCAATGA
- the queA gene encoding tRNA preQ1(34) S-adenosylmethionine ribosyltransferase-isomerase QueA has translation MRVADFDYQLPEELIAQEPVEPRDSSRLMILHRKTGKIEHRIFRDIVEYLRPGDVMVLNNTRVIPARLYGRKAETGAQVEVFLLTHREGDCWETLVRPGKKVKPGNSIIFGNGELVGKVVGYTEAGGRLIQFQYDGSWEAVINRLGRTPLPPYIRTAKEYRERYQTVYALHEGSVAAPTAGLHFTPELLEQIKKRGIKVVFLLLHVGLGTFQPVKTDRVEDHRMHAEYYRLSSDTAETINHARRKGGRVIAVGTTTVRTLETVADEEGNVRSGEGWTDIFIYPGHRFRAVDALVTNFHLPRSTLLMLVSAFAGRDKIMEAYREAIDKNYRFYSFGDAMLIL, from the coding sequence ATGAGAGTAGCGGATTTTGATTACCAGTTGCCGGAAGAATTAATTGCCCAGGAACCGGTGGAGCCCAGAGATTCTTCCCGGTTAATGATTCTGCACCGAAAAACCGGAAAAATTGAACATCGGATTTTTAGGGATATAGTTGAATACCTTCGCCCGGGGGACGTAATGGTTCTTAACAACACGCGGGTAATACCGGCTCGGCTTTACGGGCGGAAGGCGGAAACGGGAGCTCAAGTTGAGGTATTTTTGCTTACGCACCGCGAGGGAGACTGTTGGGAGACATTGGTAAGACCTGGAAAAAAAGTGAAGCCCGGCAATTCTATTATTTTTGGTAACGGAGAACTGGTGGGGAAGGTTGTGGGCTACACGGAAGCGGGTGGTAGGCTAATACAATTCCAATACGATGGGAGTTGGGAAGCAGTAATAAATCGTTTAGGCAGGACTCCTTTGCCGCCTTATATCAGGACGGCGAAAGAATACCGGGAAAGATACCAGACGGTATATGCCCTTCACGAAGGGTCAGTGGCGGCGCCTACGGCAGGACTTCACTTTACTCCGGAATTGTTGGAGCAGATTAAGAAACGAGGTATCAAGGTGGTCTTTTTACTTCTCCATGTAGGTTTGGGGACATTTCAGCCCGTCAAAACCGATAGAGTTGAAGACCATAGAATGCATGCGGAATATTACCGGCTTTCTTCCGATACGGCTGAAACGATTAATCATGCCCGTCGGAAGGGTGGTAGGGTAATTGCGGTAGGGACTACTACCGTACGCACTTTAGAAACGGTAGCTGATGAAGAAGGAAACGTACGTTCTGGAGAAGGTTGGACCGACATCTTTATCTATCCTGGCCATCGTTTCCGGGCTGTTGACGCCCTGGTAACTAATTTTCATTTACCGCGATCGACCCTTCTTATGTTAGTAAGCGCGTTTGCCGGTAGGGATAAAATTATGGAAGCTTACCGGGAAGCCATTGATAAAAATTATCGTTTTTATAGCTTTGGTGATGCCATGTTGATTCTATAG